Proteins encoded in a region of the Halosimplex halophilum genome:
- a CDS encoding radical SAM protein: MISEGCEQCAKGGKMVLFVYGYCDQRDCFYCPLGENRKNVEQVYANERPVESDEDVLEEAERMDALGASITGGEPQEAMGRTTRYLSLLKDEYGEDFHTHLYTGITGGRENMRRLSEAGLDEIRFHPPYEQWGDLHGTEWEEILYIAREEGLTPAFEIPGIRPEQEFIEFLDEGAADFCNINEFEMSDGNYRRMQEEGFELRDEHMSAVDSPREQILAEMGDHEKVYFCTSVFKDAAQHRRRLKRMARTLRRPFDEITDDGTLVYGKAWVDAARLDELGVPEEYYTVKSDHVEVAWWLLEEMVEEGDVPEGEIVEQYPTYDGTVVERTPLSGGSGGGSDGSRSAAGD, encoded by the coding sequence ATGATATCCGAGGGCTGCGAACAGTGCGCCAAGGGCGGGAAGATGGTCCTGTTCGTCTACGGTTACTGCGACCAGCGCGACTGTTTCTACTGTCCCCTCGGCGAGAACCGCAAGAACGTCGAGCAGGTCTACGCCAACGAGCGGCCCGTCGAGTCCGACGAGGACGTGCTGGAGGAGGCCGAGCGCATGGACGCGCTCGGGGCGTCTATCACCGGCGGCGAACCGCAGGAGGCGATGGGCCGCACCACTCGCTACCTCTCGCTGCTCAAAGACGAGTACGGCGAGGACTTCCACACCCACCTCTACACCGGCATCACCGGCGGCCGGGAGAACATGCGCCGGCTCTCGGAGGCGGGCCTCGACGAGATCCGCTTCCACCCCCCCTACGAGCAGTGGGGCGACCTCCACGGCACCGAGTGGGAGGAGATCCTCTACATCGCCCGCGAGGAGGGGCTGACGCCCGCCTTCGAGATCCCGGGCATCCGGCCCGAACAGGAGTTCATCGAGTTCCTCGACGAGGGCGCCGCCGACTTCTGCAACATCAACGAGTTCGAGATGTCCGACGGCAACTACCGCCGGATGCAGGAGGAGGGGTTCGAGCTGCGCGACGAGCACATGAGCGCCGTCGACAGCCCGCGCGAGCAGATCCTGGCGGAGATGGGAGACCACGAGAAGGTGTACTTCTGCACGAGCGTCTTCAAGGACGCCGCCCAGCACCGCCGGCGGCTCAAGCGGATGGCCCGCACGCTGCGCCGGCCGTTCGACGAGATCACCGACGACGGCACGCTCGTCTACGGGAAGGCGTGGGTCGACGCCGCGCGACTCGACGAACTCGGCGTCCCCGAGGAGTACTACACCGTCAAGTCCGACCACGTCGAGGTGGCGTGGTGGCTGCTGGAGGAGATGGTCGAGGAGGGCGACGTGCCCGAGGGCGAGATCGTCGAGCAGTACCCGACCTACGACGGTACCGTCGTGGAACGGACGCCGCTGTCGGGCGGGAGCGGTGGCGGCAGCGATGGCAGCCGGTCCGCGGCGGGCGACTGA
- a CDS encoding DUF1648 domain-containing protein, with product MLGGLDRYDWLSLALVAATLVAGLALWGRLPAEMAVHFSASGEPDNFASKPVAVLSLPALMLATMLVMEWAGRVDPPEDPSVLGVVTVATMALMAAVQGLLFAWNLGYEVPFELFVAGVGVWVVVVVGYTVAREGRAGFG from the coding sequence ATGCTCGGCGGACTCGACCGCTACGACTGGCTGTCGCTGGCGCTGGTCGCGGCGACGCTGGTGGCGGGGCTGGCGCTGTGGGGGCGGCTGCCCGCGGAGATGGCGGTCCACTTCTCGGCGTCGGGCGAGCCGGACAACTTCGCGTCGAAGCCGGTGGCCGTCCTCTCGCTCCCTGCGCTGATGCTCGCGACGATGCTGGTGATGGAGTGGGCGGGCCGCGTCGACCCGCCCGAGGACCCGTCGGTGCTGGGCGTCGTGACCGTCGCGACGATGGCCCTGATGGCCGCCGTCCAGGGACTGCTGTTCGCCTGGAACCTCGGGTACGAGGTGCCGTTCGAACTGTTCGTGGCCGGCGTGGGCGTCTGGGTGGTCGTCGTGGTCGGGTACACGGTCGCCCGCGAGGGGCGAGCCGGGTTCGGCTGA
- a CDS encoding vWA domain-containing protein produces the protein MPTDRTRRWLLRTAAASAATALAGCRADEGDPDRESDRPEPAASPGADPTATPCPDTPTETPETPPPVDTDRERIDDWQYDPTPTATAAHGGGTHTATPMATATPTGGSVGLAAGGAKDVGTFRRNVEEGYLPLPESLSYEGLFYDYYFETGDPGPLCGATFGPAYAPAVTADPLSGETERYLTVGLNSGLAADKFERKRLNLVVVVDVSGSMSDAFDDYYYDRHGNERTPKGDTDREKIEVAREALVALTEQLRPGDRLGIVLYDDESTVAKPLRPVAATDMDAIREHVREDIEAGGGTRLSAGVADATDLLREYDDADRSVYENRTIVLTDAMPNLGETDAGDLRGRLADNADRGRYTTFVGVGVDFHAELVDAITSIRGANYYSVHSADEFTRRLGDEFKYMVTPLVFDLELTLDAAGYDIRRVYGTSAAEESTGRIMRVNTLFASPSEGGKSRGGVVLAQVDRKSADAALDLTVSWTDRRGRSHENATRVRFPDADPDYYANTGVRKAVLLSRYADLLKNWLVAEREADRETPGPDDGIEVPPPEHELGEWEQQSEPLTVSDTYEQRIREFREYFESEAEAIGDETLSQEAETMATILEQDDD, from the coding sequence ATGCCGACCGACAGAACCAGGCGCTGGCTGCTGCGCACGGCCGCCGCCTCCGCCGCGACCGCCCTGGCGGGCTGTCGCGCCGACGAGGGGGACCCGGACCGGGAGAGCGACCGACCCGAACCGGCGGCGAGTCCGGGCGCGGACCCGACGGCGACACCCTGCCCGGACACGCCGACGGAGACGCCGGAGACACCCCCGCCCGTCGACACCGACCGTGAGCGCATCGACGACTGGCAGTACGACCCGACGCCGACAGCGACCGCCGCCCACGGCGGCGGGACCCACACCGCCACGCCGATGGCGACCGCCACGCCAACCGGGGGGAGCGTCGGGCTCGCCGCGGGCGGCGCGAAGGACGTGGGGACCTTCCGCCGCAACGTCGAGGAGGGCTACCTCCCGCTGCCCGAGAGCCTGAGCTACGAGGGGCTGTTCTACGACTACTACTTCGAGACCGGCGACCCGGGGCCGCTCTGCGGCGCGACGTTCGGCCCGGCCTACGCCCCGGCGGTGACGGCCGACCCCCTCTCGGGGGAGACCGAGCGGTACCTCACGGTCGGGCTCAACTCCGGGCTGGCGGCCGACAAGTTCGAGCGCAAGCGGCTCAACCTCGTGGTCGTCGTCGACGTCTCCGGGTCGATGTCCGATGCGTTCGACGACTACTACTACGACCGCCACGGTAACGAGCGGACCCCGAAGGGGGACACCGACCGCGAGAAGATCGAGGTGGCCCGCGAGGCGCTCGTTGCGCTGACCGAACAGCTCCGGCCGGGCGACCGCCTCGGGATCGTCCTCTACGACGACGAGTCGACGGTCGCGAAGCCGCTCCGACCGGTCGCCGCGACGGACATGGACGCCATCCGCGAGCACGTCCGCGAGGACATCGAGGCGGGCGGCGGCACGCGGCTCTCGGCGGGCGTGGCCGACGCGACCGACCTGCTCCGGGAGTACGACGACGCCGACCGCTCCGTCTACGAGAACCGGACGATCGTGTTGACCGACGCGATGCCGAACCTCGGCGAGACCGACGCCGGCGACCTGCGCGGGCGCCTCGCGGACAACGCCGACCGGGGGCGCTACACCACGTTCGTCGGCGTCGGCGTCGACTTCCACGCCGAACTCGTCGACGCCATCACGTCGATCCGGGGGGCCAACTACTACAGCGTCCACTCGGCCGACGAGTTCACCCGCCGGCTCGGCGACGAGTTCAAGTACATGGTCACCCCGCTGGTGTTCGACCTCGAACTCACGCTCGATGCCGCCGGCTACGACATCCGCCGGGTCTACGGCACCTCGGCCGCCGAGGAGTCGACCGGCCGGATCATGCGCGTCAACACGCTGTTCGCGTCGCCCAGCGAGGGCGGCAAGTCCCGCGGCGGCGTCGTCCTCGCGCAGGTCGACCGCAAGTCCGCCGACGCCGCGCTGGACCTCACTGTCAGCTGGACCGACCGCAGGGGCCGCAGCCACGAGAACGCGACGCGGGTCCGGTTCCCCGACGCCGACCCGGACTACTACGCGAACACGGGCGTCCGGAAGGCCGTCCTGCTCTCGCGGTACGCCGACCTCCTGAAGAACTGGCTGGTCGCCGAGCGGGAGGCCGACCGCGAGACGCCGGGGCCCGACGACGGCATCGAGGTGCCGCCGCCGGAGCACGAACTCGGCGAGTGGGAACAGCAGTCGGAACCGCTGACGGTGAGCGACACCTACGAGCAGCGCATCCGGGAGTTCCGCGAGTACTTCGAGTCCGAGGCCGAGGCCATCGGCGACGAGACCCTCTCGCAGGAGGCCGAGACGATGGCGACCATCCTCGAACAGGACGACGACTGA
- a CDS encoding MFS transporter, with protein sequence MAETTDRRERLLWTVAIFAFVTTDAVGFQLRGALLPSIEESFQVSQGLLGLVATAGTLGFVASVLVVGLVAGRIDIYRALVGSAAVVAVGAVLTGIAPVFLVFLAALFLRGVATGPFRALDRAVLGHLYPDGRARIFNRYALVWAAGAAAGPLVVTAALAAGNWRFAYGVVAAGFLVSTVLLVRLDLPDSVATERELTLDDLREVLREPAVAGMTGVLVFNGGIEGTLFTWLPYFAARQLPAAEANLVLSTFLAAYVPGRLAYSYLADRTGRTLDLVLVTLTLTMPALLATIYLADGRWLFVAVFALGLVISATFPTLSAFGMNAAPKYSGPVNAISTSAGYVGIALVPPLVGLLAERVGLRAALGILPALLVAMLVVAGVTRVYQARRGAPT encoded by the coding sequence GTGGCCGAGACCACCGACCGTCGCGAGCGCCTGCTGTGGACGGTCGCCATCTTCGCGTTCGTCACGACCGACGCCGTCGGCTTCCAGCTCCGGGGCGCGCTGCTGCCCAGCATCGAGGAGAGCTTTCAGGTGTCGCAGGGACTGCTCGGGCTCGTCGCAACCGCGGGCACGCTGGGGTTCGTCGCCTCGGTGCTGGTCGTCGGGCTGGTCGCCGGCCGCATCGACATCTACCGCGCGCTGGTGGGCAGCGCCGCCGTCGTCGCCGTCGGCGCCGTCCTGACGGGGATCGCGCCGGTCTTCCTCGTCTTCCTCGCGGCCCTCTTTCTCCGCGGGGTCGCCACGGGGCCGTTCCGCGCGCTCGACCGGGCGGTGCTGGGCCACCTCTACCCCGACGGCCGCGCCCGGATCTTCAACCGCTACGCGCTGGTGTGGGCCGCCGGCGCCGCGGCCGGACCGCTGGTCGTCACCGCCGCGCTGGCCGCCGGGAACTGGCGGTTCGCCTACGGCGTCGTCGCCGCGGGCTTCCTCGTCTCGACGGTCCTGCTCGTCCGCCTGGACCTCCCCGACTCGGTCGCCACCGAGCGGGAACTCACCCTCGACGACCTCCGGGAGGTCCTCCGCGAGCCCGCCGTCGCCGGGATGACCGGCGTACTCGTGTTCAACGGCGGCATCGAGGGCACCCTCTTCACCTGGCTGCCCTACTTCGCCGCCCGGCAGCTCCCCGCGGCGGAGGCGAACCTCGTCCTCTCGACCTTCCTCGCGGCGTACGTCCCCGGCCGACTGGCCTACAGCTACCTCGCCGACCGCACCGGCCGCACGCTTGACCTCGTGCTCGTGACGCTGACGCTCACGATGCCCGCGCTGCTCGCGACGATCTACCTCGCCGACGGCCGCTGGCTGTTCGTCGCCGTCTTCGCGCTTGGCCTGGTGATTTCGGCGACGTTCCCGACGCTGTCGGCGTTCGGGATGAACGCCGCTCCCAAGTACAGCGGCCCCGTCAACGCCATCTCGACGAGCGCCGGCTACGTCGGCATCGCGCTCGTCCCACCGCTGGTCGGCCTGCTGGCCGAGCGGGTCGGCCTCCGCGCGGCGCTCGGGATCCTGCCCGCGTTGCTGGTCGCCATGCTCGTCGTCGCCGGGGTGACCCGGGTGTACCAGGCCCGCCGCGGCGCGCCGACGTAG
- a CDS encoding DUF373 family protein, with protein MLLVLCVDLDDDLGRKTGVETPVVGRDAVEAAAVDLATTDPEDSDVNVLFEGLHIADRVTDESVEVAAVTGVDGSDVAANRAVGEELDEVLAGLATGEDVRAMVVTDGAQDESVLPVIRSRVPIDGVQRVVVRQAQDLESMYYTIKQVLDDPETRGTILIPMGILLLIYPLSLLAERLDMPGAVFGVTSALIGFYLLSRGLALGERLDAFVERVREGLYAGRVSLVTYLVAGLLLMIGGFTGAQTVQDLQSAPGDALTAIEVIAALVYGSLRWFAAAGVTSSLGRVVDGYIDGEFEWRHLNAPVYVLAIAFILHGVSSFVLAYGDLSYLAFTLTGATLLGLASTFAFALAESRFGGRARPT; from the coding sequence ATGCTGCTGGTCCTGTGCGTGGACCTCGACGACGACCTCGGTCGGAAGACCGGCGTCGAGACGCCGGTGGTCGGCCGCGACGCCGTCGAGGCCGCGGCCGTCGACCTGGCGACCACGGACCCCGAGGACAGCGACGTGAACGTCCTCTTCGAGGGGCTGCACATCGCCGACCGGGTCACCGACGAGTCCGTCGAGGTGGCGGCGGTCACCGGCGTCGACGGCAGCGACGTGGCGGCCAACCGCGCCGTCGGCGAGGAGCTCGACGAGGTGCTGGCGGGGCTGGCCACGGGCGAGGACGTGCGTGCGATGGTCGTCACCGACGGCGCCCAGGACGAGTCGGTCCTCCCCGTGATCCGCTCGCGGGTGCCCATCGACGGCGTCCAGCGCGTCGTCGTCCGGCAGGCCCAGGACCTCGAATCGATGTACTACACGATCAAGCAGGTGCTCGACGACCCCGAGACGCGGGGGACGATCCTCATCCCGATGGGGATCCTCCTACTCATCTACCCGCTGTCGCTGCTGGCCGAGCGCCTGGACATGCCCGGCGCCGTCTTCGGCGTCACGTCGGCGCTGATCGGCTTCTACCTGCTGTCGCGGGGGCTGGCGCTGGGCGAGCGGCTCGACGCGTTCGTCGAGCGGGTCCGCGAGGGGCTCTACGCCGGGCGCGTCTCGCTGGTGACCTACCTCGTCGCCGGGCTGTTGCTGATGATCGGCGGGTTCACCGGCGCCCAGACGGTCCAGGACCTCCAGTCGGCGCCCGGCGACGCGCTGACCGCGATCGAGGTGATCGCGGCGCTCGTCTACGGGTCGCTGCGCTGGTTCGCGGCCGCGGGCGTCACCAGCAGCCTCGGCCGCGTCGTCGACGGCTACATCGACGGCGAGTTCGAGTGGCGCCACCTCAACGCGCCGGTCTACGTGCTCGCCATCGCCTTCATCCTCCACGGCGTCTCCAGCTTCGTCCTCGCGTACGGCGACCTGTCGTATCTCGCCTTCACGCTCACCGGCGCGACGCTGCTGGGCCTGGCCAGCACCTTCGCGTTCGCGCTCGCCGAGTCGCGGTTCGGCGGCCGCGCCAGGCCGACCTGA
- a CDS encoding NADPH:quinone reductase: MRAVRLHDHGGPEVLGVEETDRPTPASDELLVEVAAAGVNPVDTYFRDGSYEPVGLPFTPGVDFAGVVAATGDGVDGFAEGDRVFGTGVGNAGHQGAYAEYATVPTDRVVRLPDGVDLAEAGAAGVAAVTAWRALVDHAALDPAEHCLVHGGSGGVGHAAVQVADAVSARVITTASEGYHDALDRLGADTVLDYGRDDLADAVTEASDGGVDAVLDHRLDDYLQFDADVAAQGARVVGIGENSPDPGFTDDGAARSKDVSYQFMSMFNMPDLRVGLAGVADLMARDRLSIELARSYDLEEAGEAQRAVMEDSFLGKLVIEP, translated from the coding sequence ATGCGCGCAGTCCGTCTGCACGACCACGGCGGCCCCGAGGTCCTCGGGGTCGAGGAGACCGACCGTCCGACCCCCGCGTCGGACGAACTGCTCGTCGAGGTGGCGGCGGCCGGCGTCAACCCCGTCGACACCTACTTCCGCGACGGCTCCTACGAGCCCGTCGGCCTCCCGTTCACGCCGGGCGTCGACTTCGCGGGCGTCGTCGCGGCGACCGGCGACGGCGTCGACGGGTTCGCCGAGGGCGACCGGGTGTTCGGCACCGGGGTCGGCAACGCCGGCCACCAGGGCGCCTACGCCGAGTACGCGACCGTCCCGACGGATCGGGTCGTTCGCCTTCCTGACGGCGTCGACCTGGCGGAGGCCGGCGCGGCGGGCGTCGCGGCCGTCACCGCCTGGCGCGCGCTGGTCGACCACGCCGCCCTCGACCCGGCCGAGCACTGCCTCGTCCACGGCGGGTCCGGCGGCGTCGGCCACGCGGCCGTCCAGGTCGCCGACGCCGTCAGCGCCCGCGTGATCACCACCGCCAGCGAGGGGTACCACGACGCCCTCGACCGGCTGGGCGCCGACACGGTGCTGGACTACGGCCGCGACGACCTCGCCGACGCCGTCACCGAGGCGTCCGACGGCGGCGTCGACGCCGTGCTCGACCACCGGCTGGACGACTACCTCCAGTTCGACGCCGACGTGGCCGCGCAGGGCGCCCGCGTCGTCGGCATCGGCGAGAACAGCCCCGACCCCGGGTTCACGGACGACGGCGCCGCCCGCTCGAAGGACGTGTCCTACCAGTTCATGTCGATGTTCAACATGCCGGACCTGCGGGTCGGGCTGGCCGGCGTCGCCGACCTGATGGCACGGGACCGGCTGTCGATCGAACTCGCCCGCAGCTACGACCTCGAGGAGGCCGGCGAGGCGCAGCGCGCCGTCATGGAGGACAGCTTCCTCGGCAAGCTCGTGATCGAGCCCTGA
- a CDS encoding thermonuclease family protein — protein sequence MSSDIAAGTTHSVEVVSVTDGDTVDVRFDDGTVEEVRVIGIDTPETGENRRFERVQEWRGVGDPETLVAYGERASAFARERLAGETVTLSFDPSEPVRGTYGRLLGYLEYEADGERSFYNREVVAAGYARAYHSGVTTHDALARAESDAREAGRGLWAESDPGSTEPVRDDPVEELFVPRPSSVRRADGKLPGERAPVRAEPTAEQAPTESSAVEYGDQIPLVGVDRDARVAVVGGLLVNEAYEEAEGFGVDTSGYGQFPFLTNLLDRLADREGAVLVDGGHGGFGVDYALSAEDAAYYRRYLEGQGLAFLQRNRLGSEFLDRGRALVVTPPVGPFGPAELDRVRAFRDDGGSVVLLGSAAAPAYARANLNGVAAALGSDLRLNADAVRDAEHSLDGDERLVTTRRFERSLPLFGAYEG from the coding sequence ATGTCCAGTGACATCGCGGCGGGGACCACCCACAGCGTCGAGGTCGTGTCGGTCACGGACGGCGACACGGTCGACGTGCGTTTCGACGACGGCACGGTGGAGGAGGTCCGCGTCATCGGCATCGACACGCCCGAGACCGGGGAGAACCGGCGGTTCGAGCGCGTCCAGGAGTGGCGGGGCGTGGGGGACCCGGAGACGCTCGTCGCGTACGGCGAGCGCGCGTCGGCGTTCGCCCGCGAGCGGCTGGCCGGCGAGACGGTGACGCTGTCGTTCGACCCGAGCGAGCCGGTCAGGGGGACCTACGGCCGGCTGCTCGGGTACCTCGAGTACGAGGCCGACGGCGAGCGGTCCTTCTACAACCGCGAGGTCGTCGCCGCGGGGTACGCGCGGGCCTACCACTCCGGCGTGACGACCCACGACGCGCTGGCCCGGGCCGAGTCCGACGCCCGCGAGGCCGGCCGCGGGCTCTGGGCCGAGAGCGACCCCGGATCGACGGAGCCGGTCCGGGACGACCCCGTCGAGGAGCTGTTCGTCCCTCGCCCGTCGAGCGTGCGGCGGGCCGACGGGAAGCTGCCCGGCGAGCGCGCGCCGGTCCGGGCCGAGCCGACGGCCGAACAGGCCCCGACGGAGTCGAGCGCGGTGGAATACGGGGACCAGATCCCGCTGGTCGGGGTCGACCGCGACGCCCGCGTCGCGGTCGTCGGCGGCCTGCTGGTGAACGAGGCCTACGAGGAGGCCGAGGGGTTCGGGGTCGACACGAGCGGCTACGGACAGTTCCCGTTCCTGACGAACCTGCTCGACCGGCTGGCCGACCGCGAGGGCGCGGTGCTGGTCGACGGCGGCCACGGCGGGTTCGGCGTCGACTACGCGCTGTCGGCGGAGGACGCCGCCTACTACCGGCGGTACCTGGAGGGGCAGGGACTCGCGTTCCTCCAGCGCAACCGGCTGGGAAGCGAGTTTCTCGACCGCGGACGGGCGCTGGTCGTGACGCCGCCGGTGGGGCCGTTCGGGCCCGCCGAACTCGACAGGGTCCGCGCGTTCCGCGACGACGGCGGGAGCGTCGTCCTGCTGGGGAGCGCGGCGGCGCCCGCCTACGCGCGGGCGAACCTGAACGGGGTCGCGGCGGCGCTGGGCTCGGACCTGCGGCTCAACGCCGACGCGGTGCGGGACGCCGAACACAGCCTCGACGGCGACGAGCGGCTGGTGACGACGCGGCGGTTCGAGCGGTCGCTGCCGCTGTTCGGCGCGTACGAGGGGTGA
- the ddh gene encoding D-2-hydroxyacid dehydrogenase — protein sequence MRLDRIGVDESVAAVFPPERLVERLADATAETSVDVTGVDGSPGSLADCDAVVTFEHRDAFLDLEWVHSIQAGVDRFPHDRLRERGVALTNSTGIHGDAVGETVAGFVLALARRVHRHAANQADREWDRPAWDEAWTVAGERACVVGLGGLGRGIVDRLTGLGLDVHGVRRDPLPEPGVDRVYTTDRLREAVAGARFVVLAVPLTDATRGLVGADELAAMDEDAYLVNVARGGVVDQPALVAALRDGEIAGAALDVFETEPLPEDSPLWDLDDVIVSPHCAAYTRDYYRHVAAIVAESARRVADGDEPVNRVL from the coding sequence ATGCGACTCGACCGGATCGGCGTCGACGAGTCGGTCGCGGCGGTGTTCCCGCCCGAGCGGCTCGTCGAGCGACTCGCCGACGCGACTGCGGAGACGAGCGTCGACGTGACGGGCGTCGACGGCTCGCCGGGCTCGCTGGCCGACTGCGACGCCGTCGTCACCTTCGAACACCGCGACGCGTTCCTCGACCTGGAGTGGGTCCACTCGATCCAGGCGGGGGTCGACCGGTTCCCCCATGACCGCCTGCGCGAGCGGGGCGTCGCCCTGACGAACAGCACGGGAATCCACGGCGACGCCGTCGGCGAGACGGTCGCGGGGTTCGTCCTCGCCCTGGCCCGGCGGGTCCACCGCCACGCCGCCAACCAGGCCGACCGCGAGTGGGACCGGCCGGCGTGGGACGAGGCCTGGACGGTCGCCGGCGAGCGGGCCTGCGTCGTCGGCCTCGGCGGCCTCGGGCGGGGGATCGTCGACCGGCTGACCGGGCTCGGGCTCGACGTGCACGGGGTGCGCCGCGACCCGCTGCCCGAACCGGGCGTCGACCGGGTGTACACCACGGACCGGCTCCGGGAGGCCGTCGCCGGCGCGCGCTTCGTCGTCCTCGCGGTGCCGCTCACCGACGCGACCCGCGGTCTGGTCGGCGCCGACGAGCTCGCGGCGATGGACGAGGACGCCTACCTGGTCAACGTCGCCCGGGGCGGCGTCGTCGACCAGCCGGCGCTCGTGGCAGCGCTACGCGACGGCGAGATCGCGGGCGCAGCCCTCGACGTGTTCGAGACCGAACCGCTCCCCGAGGACTCGCCGCTGTGGGACCTCGACGACGTGATCGTCTCCCCGCACTGCGCGGCCTACACCCGCGACTACTACCGCCACGTCGCGGCCATCGTCGCGGAGAGCGCCCGCCGGGTCGCCGACGGCGACGAGCCCGTCAACCGCGTGCTCTGA